A part of Streptococcus porcinus genomic DNA contains:
- the trxA gene encoding thioredoxin: MTQIVTDATFESETKEGLVLIDFWATWCGPCLMQAPIIEQLSEELDEEDIKIFKMDVDENPNTASEFGIMSIPTLLFKKDGQVVKQVAGVHTKDQIKAIIAELS, encoded by the coding sequence ATGACACAAATCGTTACCGATGCAACATTTGAATCAGAAACAAAAGAAGGTTTGGTTCTTATTGATTTCTGGGCAACTTGGTGTGGTCCATGCTTGATGCAGGCGCCAATTATTGAACAATTATCTGAGGAATTGGATGAAGAGGATATCAAAATCTTTAAAATGGATGTTGATGAAAATCCAAATACTGCAAGTGAATTTGGCATAATGTCTATTCCGACACTCTTGTTCAAAAAAGACGGACAAGTTGTGAAACAAGTAGCAGGTGTTCATACAAAAGATCAAATTAAAGCTATTATTGCTGAGCTTTCATAA